The Arachis ipaensis cultivar K30076 chromosome B07, Araip1.1, whole genome shotgun sequence genomic interval ACACTTTGAGAGTTGGAGAATCATATCTATGAAAAAGAACAtgcataaaaactaattattTAGATTCTTCTCTGTTATTTAGAATATTTAGCTACACAGGATTAATGATGTGATATTTCAACAAACTAACAGAAGTAAAAGATTATTGTATTGCTATATTATTTTGTTACTCTAAAGAGTAGTATAGTTGGTAATTCAATATTGTTGATGATTATATCAGAAATGATATTAAAATACGTTACTATTGGTTTTATGTTTGTCTTTATTTGTCCTTGTCATTTGTATATATATTAGCACTCCGTTTGATATGTTGAGCTCTACTTAACAAACAATTTTCTTACACCTAACTTGtttagagtatatatatattgtattgaTAATCCAAAGTCACTAATCACATTGAATGGTTGTAAACTTTTGCTATTGTGTGAATAGGTATAATATATCATTACATACACTAACCATcacatatataaatatacaatCGTCAACAATTAACTAACTCAAAATCGATTAAAATTTAATCGCTCTcttaaatatattaatattaatatataaatttgtAAATATCTTTTATATGTATGTATCACGTACGTAATTAGTATAATTCTTTTATTGTTAAGTAAATATAAACGTGAAtaacatttctttttattttattttctttccttttgggCACACGTTTATGAACTTTCAAAGCCATCACTCTCCATTTATGAATGTCCTTGAAAGTACAAGTGCAAGTTAAGGAGGTACTTAACATTACAAATTAAAtcaatgcaaaagaaaaaaaaaatgaagcgTAATAAGTAGTGAAAGTGACATCACTACATTTTGCGTCGTGTTGCAACTTGCAACCATCCACTTTCTCAGTTTCTTGTGGTGGCCttctaataatttattaacaAGACTCATCTACAGATGTCTTTACCTAAAATATAGTTGATAGTTGAAAATTGTTAGATAGTAATTTAGTTAAATTtgttaaattatctaataatttttaaatatcaatTTCATATGAAAATAACTGCACAtaaattttcattaatttttattaatttcttcTGGAAGAAATTACTAAaatctgaaaaataaattaaGCATTGATTTTTGCACACAAATACTGAATTACAGATAGGTAGCTCACGTAACTTTTAAATCAATGAGAATTACGTACATTATTTGACCAATAATAACCTCCTCTATCTTTAATATACTAGTCATGAGGTTTAGGTAATTCGAATTGATTCATATTCATAAATTTTTTTACATGCTACAATTTGATtgttcatttttttcttctcattttgGATTAGAACTAAGTCTTATTATACATTCAgaaatataaataacaaaaaattaatttgaattgattaaataattaattaatttatctatttaaataaattttaaatatttaaattttatctNNNNNNNNNNNNNNNNNNNNNNNNNNNNNNNNNNNNNNNNNNNNNNNNNNNNNNNNNNNNNNNNNNNNNNNNNNNNNNNNNNNNNNNNNNNNNNNNNNNNNNNATAAGAGATCATTTACTAAGTGTAAATTCTTAAAGAGAAAATTATACGTGTGATTTCCTTGCCTATGATTCTTTTTTTAGCTATATGAGTTGGCACCATATTTAATTTTGTTCCTTAGTTTATGTTGACCTAGGTAATTATGTATGAACAATTAATCATCCTTATCTTCTAAGTTCTAGTAGTAGCTAGGaaagttcctttttttttttggaagaaacggatttaattttgatataataaTTGTGAAAATTGCCGAAAATTAAATTAAGGATAGATTCAATTTATTCATCCTAAGTCATTACTAAATTAAACTTGCTAATTAATGAATCGTAGATGACTCGTATTCATCATGCATACATATACTTGCGTACCTTTGTGACTTCTCCAAGCTAAGCTGAGACtaagttgtatttttttttttttgggaatgtTCTTATAAAGACGTGTAGAATATCTTTTGTTAAAGATGTTTATGTGTCGtattattattggacgtattaatgaactggttattttttaatttcttaacaaattagaataaaatcgatttttttataacaataacaataaatctaattttttttagaaatttaattctatttttaaatttttaggaatttaaatgttcgtaaaataaaaagttaaggatatatttgtctttttataaaaattttttagatATTCGATTTAAATTGTGTAATTCGATCGGATCAAatcgggtctaataattataatacagacaattgggtttattattattgttataataaaccgattttattctggtttattaaaaaataaattattaaccgatttaataaaaatatccaataataacatgacacatgtaaatgtctttaaaaaaaagacattttaagtatttttattaaagtggtctctttcttttttattttactttcctttttcttcttaatCAAAtgataatagctcaaatgacatagtatcctcatactcaattaagaggttgcggattcgagtctcctatctttgataaaaaaaaaggttCATTGATTTCCTATACTCGAATAATACATGCATGGAAAATGTTAATTAAATTAAAGCCAACGCAAATTGACTTTAAAATATTTCATATAAGTCAACCAAAATCCACGGAGTTATATAGCTTCACGATGAATTAGATCGAATTTGACCACCTATTTTCTCTGCTTTAATTCAGAGATTATTTTGATAAAATCTATCTTTATATCCAGCTTGTGATTGTGTAGTTTATCTAAAGATTAGAAATCAAATtactattttaaaaaattcaaacaaaagTTATtctgtgatttatttatttattaatgaaaTCAAATATTAAAATGGCAAAAGTAGCATCAACAAAGATGATAAAACATGAAATCACTACAAGACTTTCAAATGAGAAGGTAGTTCCAAATTAAAGGGATAATCAACTTCTATCCCCCCTCAAAATGAGTGATCCTAAAATGGAACACTATAGTTGTGTTTGTTTCTGAAAATAATACAAGATAAGACACTGAGAACAAGACACAAAAAGATATaacattttgtatttttgtattttgtttggtgataaactaaaataaattatgaaaatttaatagAAGAATAATGAAGAGAAAAACCCAAAAGAGCCCATGACAATTACCTCAAAAGATAACGAGGTCCTTGAAAAAAAAATACCCAACTCGGCCCCTAAGCTTTACTTTTATGGGACTGATTAGCTCCTGggcaaaaaaaaatcaatgttgaCTAATCAGTCAAAAAAAAAGATCAAGGGCCGAATTTAGTGTTTTTTTTCTTGGGGACCTTGTTGTCGTtttgagataattgtcaggggttGGGTAGGATATTCActcaataatgaaagaaaaaataaaaaataagttgtgtctctgTGTTCTTTCTTTGAGGATAGACACAAAATACATTAATTCAATATTTTTTGACACAATATCTCTATTTATATTTCATCTATCAAATAGATTTTATGTTTTCGTATCCTTATCTTAGTGTTCTGTTCCTGAAAATAAACGCAGCCTATGTTACATATTTCTAAAGATAGTTCACTAATCTTATTCTATCACAACACATACATAGATATTGATCAATCATGATATGTCTATACCAAAAATCACTCACCAAATTAACTATTCTAATAAAACACATATTAGATTGTAAAATGCATATGGTGACTGATATTTTGTATGCACATAGCATTTTTTTGCAATGATAACACTCCTTAAGCGATACGATCCACTAGATCGAAGCTCTATAGAGCTCAAGAACCTTCTTCCATGAAGGTCTATTACTTATAGCATCCCACCATGCACTAACATTCTTCCTATCCTTGATCAAGTACTCTCTCCCCATATTGTTGACAATATAATCAATGAATGGAAGGTGGCTAATATCAGCAAGGCTAAAGAAATCACCACCCAAATACTTACTCTTTGAAAGCCTCTCTTCATAAATGTCCAAAACTTTGCTTAAGTTTGCTTCACTCTCTTCAATGATCTTTGGATCAGGAGTGATTCCaattattgaagaaaacagaaCATGAATGGCCAATTTATAAGCCCATGGGTCAAAATTATTTGCTTCAACTTCAACCCATTGTTCCACAATACCCCTCTCTTCTATTGTCTTACCTAGCAATTCAGTGCCTTGACATTTGTATTTTTCAGCATAATATCTCATTATAGCCCTAGATTCTGCCAACAAAGAGGCATATTAGTAGCTGAAATATTAATTGAAGTACTATAGGACTAACACTAATTAATTATAATCTATCAAGCACGGACACTTCGTTAAGTTGTCGTGTccacgtgtcggacacatttcggacacgataCTCACcaacactcgtccgacacgcgtgtcagCTGTGTTCAACAGTGtcttaaaaaaaagtaaaaaattattctccggacacgcttggacacacctaaataccatcacatgTCAGCgtatccagtcttattcttaacatatattcttgaaataaatttagatatagtatatattattatttattaaaacaaaaaatattttaaatacttgatataattaaaataagatattaaaaataattacaaaaattaatttatattttaatatcaataaaatatcaaaatatcattacgattcatctaaaaaataatttatattttatatgtatgcgtgtccccgtatcttataagattttaaaattcgcgtgtcggcgtGTCCCCTGTCgtagtgtccgtgcatcatagatTATAATTAATCTTAATCCCAaaaaaataaacatgcaattttttgtaaataaaaaaatttatataaatttaaggggtcaaattataatttatgaattttataaatttttattcttagtgAAGAGGCTAGGAAAATTATTTAATCGATGAAAGTAAATATTCCTTTTAGACCGTTGAAAACAAAACCTAGTATTATAATGTATTCTTTATTTATCTCTCTTAAAAAGGTTGATAAAAATTTAAGATTCATCAAATAAAAAGTTTGAGGGTGTTTTTGTTCATTATCAATCAAAGATCTGTTTCCTTGCCACATAAGATATATATTtagtatccaaaaaaaaatttttttttttgaaagaacaTGGAGTGAATATTGAGTTCTAACCATATAAGGTGTAATCTCCATCTTGAATGACAGGAACAACTCCAAAGGGCTGCACAGGTTATGTGaacaaagaaaactaaattagAAGGAAAGGAAATCAAATAACATTGAATGAAACAGACATATTcaatattatattaaataaaataaaagagagaaaggaaaggaTTGAAAAAGAGAGGAACTGAACTTGTAGTTTGAGGAATTCAGGATCTTTGTGTTCACCCTTGCTGACATCAACAGGGACAACCTCAAAttcaacttccttctcaatcaAGCAAACCAGAGCCCTCTTTGATGAAGCACAAGTGGGACCGTACAACTTCACCACCATGGTTTGATTTCtcttgaagaaagaaaacagCCCTTCAAGTTTATTTGATGAACACACTCTTGGTTGGTTCTCTTGTTTTAAGTTCTTATAACATGTGAAATAGTCAACCAAAGTCATGaagaaacaaacaaaacagaGGTTGTTGTCTATATGGGACTCCACCACCATGTTGATCTGTAGAaatcaagaaaataatatatctaaacgatttatctttttaattaatactcataagcatatttttaattaataaacgaataacaaaaatattatattttactattttaaaatgattatttataaataatataaggTGCGGATTCTTGTCCCCACCTCACCAACCTTACAtttgtcttttttttattattgggtAATCTGAGAACATACACCATGGGGTCATGCTTCTTTTTATTTTAGCAATTTTTGGTTTTTGGTGGATCTCAGTTTGGTGAATGGTGATGCTGATCTCAGAGATAATATTAAAGTAATTATTTTCTTAGTTAAATATGCATATCAAAATTCCAGAGAAGATGAATCGTTCATTTGGCCTCAGTTTAATTTTCATAAGAAACATTGCCAAAAATTTCATCAAACATTAGCTTTCTACCATACTTATTCAAATCTCAGTTCAACTTTTTTACTAGTAAATGGAGTTTTCTCCATACACATAATACACTTGCGCAGTTGCGCTCTAAAATTGTTGTAATCCAATCAGTAGATTGAATGTGTACTGAGATTTAGTCTccataaatttgaaatatttccGATGTATGTAACACCCCATACAATGAGTGGACAAATCAAAATGACTCCACTGACTCTGGATTAGTCGAAGATCGCAGCTGGGATAATGCGGTATCACTCTCTTCAATATCATCAAAATCCATTGGCTTTCCAGGAACAAACTTCCTGTGAATCATGTAACAATTCAGTTCAGTAAATGCACATGCCTAGCAGATGGTTCTTATACTTCTATTAATAAAAAAGAAGCATATTAACGTTCAGCACTGAATACGATTATTAACTAGGGATACCTTTGAGGGATAAAAGTCTCCTCCGTCAATGCCTTCTCCAATCTCTTTTCAAATGGTGTTGCATGCCACTTCACTTTCTGATCCTGGACACAGTTAGCACAATCAGAAACAGtttccaaattcaaaaatttcatatgCCAGATAAAGATTACAGTTCAAAAACCATACCTCTTTGTATTTAGTGGTTGAATTTGGTATGCCATTTCCATCCCACCACTTCGGAGGACAAATATTCGAATCCTCGTTTTCAAAGTGAGCTGCAGCCACACCAAGGATAGGCCTGTCAGCAGAAGTTTTCCGAAAATGCGGGATCTGGCTAGAAGCAGACTCCACTCTCTTGTTTCCCTTCTCCTGATCAATTGGGGCAGGCCTTAACCAATTAGACAAGCTTACTTCTGCTTTAGATTCATTTTCCTTCAAAACTTGGTTTGAACCTTTTTGCGTGGTAGGAGTAGCAATTTGAGCTTGCTCGGCAGAATCTCTCAACTCACTTGAATCTTGTTCAGAGTTTAAATCTTTCTCCTCAAGTATTTTACGCTGGAAGACATTCTCATCTGGTTTGTGAGTGGGGTAGACAAACTGGGACCGAACACGAGCCCTGCCATTAGGTAACTCTTCCAGTGTTGCAGGACAAACCGTTCCTGGGGTTTGCATCTCATCAAATAACTTCAATGGGGTAGGATAAGGTGATCGCTTATTCGCATTTTGGTTATTTGGTGACCAGCTTTTCTTCAAACGACTATCATCAGATGAACTTCCACAGGATGATAAGCCCGTATCACACTTAAACCGGACTGATTTGCACTTCCTCTGTGTGTCTGTGGGTGAATCTGGAGCTGGATTATTTTCAGCCCTATCTGCAGTATGAAGGCTCCATGTCTTATTTCCTTCCATATGTTCAAGAGATTCATGGTGACTATCTCGTGCATCAGATAAACATCTgcgaaaaacaaaaagaaatcaGGTTCTTGCCCAATTTGACGGGGCATGCTTCAAAAATGAGAAATCAGGAACAACCAAGTGTATTAAATCTACCCATAACCTTTCAAAAATGTCATCAAAATGTCTAGAAATGACACTGAAAACTGTATATAAAGTAAGAATGTAACATGCTACAACGAAaacaaactatatatatatataaaattcaacATCTGAAAGATATGAATAACCTGTTTGGTGTGTGCTCAAAAGAGTCTCTGCTGTCTCCCAATTCTTGGCAAATTTTTATGGGTGTTAGGGGCTTAATAGAATGAAAATCCAGTTGAAGTTTCTCAACAGACTCGTTGGGAAGCCAAGAATCAAACCTTGAAGGCTCAGATAAACATCtgtgaaaaacaaaaagaaatcaGGTTCTTGCCCAATTTGAAGGAGCATGCTTCAAAAATGAGAAATCAGGAACAACCAAgtgtattgcttctacccataaCCTTTCAAAAATGGCATCAAATGTCTAGAACTGACAATGAAAGTTGTAAACAGAATAAGAATGTAACATGCTAACAATGAaacaaactatatatatatatatatatataaaattcaacATCTGAAAGATATGAATAACCTGTCTGGTGTGTGCTCAAAAGAGTCTGAACTATCTCCCAATTCTTGGCAAATTTTTAAGGGTGTTGGGGGGTTAACTGAACGAAAATCCAGTTGAAGTTTCTCAACAGACTCATTCGGAAGCCAAGAATGAAACCTTGATGGCTCAGAATGTTTAtcgggagagggtgacactttcaGTTTCTCAGATGTTTTCCGAATTTCAACAGGTGTCCCTGGTAAAGTACCGCAGGCTTTAAGAAACTTGGCCTGCAATTGAGAATAGGTAATTAAATAGAACCCATCTAAACTAAGACAATTTTTAATTTGGATGTATTCGGACAGCGCACCAGTATATCATGATGATACACTATTCTTTAAAATGTTAGTACAAAATTGAAGGAGTGATCAATGAGTTATAAAAAGTGAAGTTTGAATAAAGTTGATCAAACAAAAGTGGTCCCAAATTAAGGTTATTACACGCTGCTTGTAGTTGACTAGTTCCTGGTATGTTCTAATACTAAGGTTTAAGAAATTCTCAGACTAATCCATTTTACACTTCAAGCCATTCTCTTCTCTCCATTAATCTCAAAAATCAAACTAGCAACACACCTTAGACTCCATTCCCACCACTTCACTCCCTTATACCATAAATTCAAACATATCCCAGGGTTTATAAATTCACAACATACACTTGTCCAATAGAACTCAGACACGCAACCGGATTCATTTTTATTCTAGAAAATTAATTATGCTTCCCTCAATTCCCCACTCAGGGGAAACTAAGTTTTGAAACTGAAACAGGTATAGACTTGAGTATCTAAGAAAATtgaattaatatataaataaatatacaatAGCAGCTACAGTGATGCTAAACTATGAAGTAATGATCATACCTCATCCTTAAGCCCCAGGTCATCTCCCTGAAATCCCACAACATCACCGCAATTGATTGCACAATCTTCTCTCTCTTTTCAAATGTGAATCACAATATCagtaaaagaaattagaaaaaaaaaatatacataagaAACTAAgaaaatgtaacaacaaagagaAAAAAGCAACAGTGGAATACCTTGAGCTTGAAACACAGAGGAATAGCTGTTTCGAGAAACCAGAACATCCTGAAAATCAATACCAATTTTCAAAttagaacaaataaaaaaatacgcAAATTCAGCTCAATTCCACCATTTCAAATCCGTCAATTTGAGAAAGCCGAGATTCAATCATCAATCAGAAGATTAAATCTGAGTTTCCACAATAACAATGAATTTCTTGAGAGATTCTTGAGAGCTAAGAGCCGAAAGggaaaaaattaaactaaaagtaagatataaaaaaagaaaaagaagatttaCGGTGGAACTAGAAGAGTTGGCGGTCAGATGAGTGCGGCAACGATGGTTATCGTTGTTCCTGAAACACGCGAAGAAGCAACCCACTGCTCTGTTGAGCCTAAGCCATGAACCTTAACAAGAACCCTAACCCTCGCTTCACCAAACCAAACACCAGCATATCAtggatcttcttcttcttcttcttcttctttcgaaTTTCAGAGTTAAAGCTGTGAAATGAGAGAGCAGTGTAAGAAACGTGATGAGTTCAGatgtttttttgaattttaaagagcgagggaaattaattaattaatgacaGAATATGCCAAATTAGAAAATAATATCGTGTTGTAACGTTAcggatatttatttttaaatattttggggCTATTATATTGGCCCAAAATAAAGGCCCAAATTTACGATTAGGCCCAAGGCTGTAACTGTTATTGTTCTTTTGTTTCAACCATTGAACTTCCGCCCGTAACTCGAAACTCTACAAGGACTCAGGCTTTTGTCACAGCTCTGTTCAGGAAGCTCTTCTTCTCTCAACAGGAGAGTTTTCTGAGAATTTTGGGTTCTTTTCCAAAAAAGGGAGTTTATTTTTAGCACCAAATCTACTTTCTCACATAATACTTACCTCTCTTGAACCGTCAAAACCAAACACACAACTTTTAATCTTCAATATCTT includes:
- the LOC107609794 gene encoding glutathione S-transferase F9, coding for MVVKLYGPTCASSKRALVCLIEKEVEFEVVPVDVSKGEHKDPEFLKLQPFGVVPVIQDGDYTLYESRAIMRYYAEKYKCQGTELLGKTIEERGIVEQWVEVEANNFDPWAYKLAIHVLFSSIIGITPDPKIIEESEANLSKVLDIYEERLSKSKYLGGDFFSLADISHLPFIDYIVNNMGREYLIKDRKNVSAWWDAISNRPSWKKVLELYRASI
- the LOC107609882 gene encoding protein JASON-like isoform X4; the protein is MEGNKTWSLHTADRAENNPAPDSPTDTQRKCKSVRFKCDTGLSSCGSSSDDSRLKKSWSPNNQNANKRSPYPTPLKLFDEMQTPGTVCPATLEELPNGRARVRSQFVYPTHKPDENVFQRKILEEKDLNSEQDSSELRDSAEQAQIATPTTQKGSNQVLKENESKAEVSLSNWLRPAPIDQEKGNKRVESASSQIPHFRKTSADRPILGVAAAHFENEDSNICPPKWWDGNGIPNSTTKYKEDQKVKWHATPFEKRLEKALTEETFIPQRKFVPGKPMDFDDIEESDTALSQLRSSTNPESVESF
- the LOC107609882 gene encoding protein JASON-like isoform X3 yields the protein MFWFLETAIPLCFKLKAKFLKACGTLPGTPVEIRKTSEKLKVSPSPDKHSEPSRFHSWLPNESVEKLQLDFRSVNPPTPLKICQELGDSSDSFEHTPDRCLSDARDSHHESLEHMEGNKTWSLHTADRAENNPAPDSPTDTQRKCKSVRFKCDTGLSSCGSSSDDSRLKKSWSPNNQNANKRSPYPTPLKLFDEMQTPGTVCPATLEELPNGRARVRSQFVYPTHKPDENVFQRKILEEKDLNSEQDSSELRDSAEQAQIATPTTQKGSNQVLKENESKAEVSLSNWLRPAPIDQEKGNKRVESASSQIPHFRKTSADRPILGVAAAHFENEDSNICPPKWWDGNGIPNSTTKYKEDQKVKWHATPFEKRLEKALTEETFIPQRKFVPGKPMDFDDIEESDTALSQLRSSTNPESVESF
- the LOC107609882 gene encoding protein JASON-like isoform X1, which codes for MFWFLETAIPLCFKLKAKFLKACGTLPGTPVEIRKTSEKLKVSPSPDKHSEPSRFHSWLPNESVEKLQLDFRSVNPPTPLKICQELGDSSDSFEHTPDRCLSEPSRFDSWLPNESVEKLQLDFHSIKPLTPIKICQELGDSRDSFEHTPNRCLSDARDSHHESLEHMEGNKTWSLHTADRAENNPAPDSPTDTQRKCKSVRFKCDTGLSSCGSSSDDSRLKKSWSPNNQNANKRSPYPTPLKLFDEMQTPGTVCPATLEELPNGRARVRSQFVYPTHKPDENVFQRKILEEKDLNSEQDSSELRDSAEQAQIATPTTQKGSNQVLKENESKAEVSLSNWLRPAPIDQEKGNKRVESASSQIPHFRKTSADRPILGVAAAHFENEDSNICPPKWWDGNGIPNSTTKYKEDQKVKWHATPFEKRLEKALTEETFIPQRKFVPGKPMDFDDIEESDTALSQLRSSTNPESVESF
- the LOC107609882 gene encoding protein JASON-like isoform X2, which encodes MFWFLETAIPLCFKLKAKFLKACGTLPGTPVEIRKTSEKLKVSPSPDKHSEPSRFHSWLPNESVEKLQLDFRSVNPPTPLKICQELGDSSDSFEHTPDRCLSEPSRFDSWLPNESVEKLQLDFHSIKPLTPIKICQELGDSRDSFEHTPNRCLSDARDSHHESLEHMEGNKTWSLHTADRAENNPAPDSPTDTQRKCKSVRFKCDTGLSSCGSSSDDSRLKKSWSPNNQNANKRSPYPTPLKLFDEMQTPGTVCPATLEELPNGRARVRSQFVYPTHKPDENVFQRKILEEKDLNSEQDSSELRDSAEQAQIATPTTQKGSNQVLKENESKAEVSLSNWLRPAPIDQEKGNKRVESASSQIPHFRKTSADRPILGVAAAHFENEDSNICPPKWWDGNGIPNSTTKYKEKVKWHATPFEKRLEKALTEETFIPQRKFVPGKPMDFDDIEESDTALSQLRSSTNPESVESF